GACGACCATCGCATGGAATCGGCATGCAGACGAGCATACGGTGAGGATCTTGTTGACATCGAACAGAATGACGGTACTATCCTTCGCCGCGACGATATCATGGAGAAGCGCACCGCTGTCGGGCGCGGCATACGCTTCACCGAACATCTCTCCGACACCGACGATATTGATGATACTGCGATTGCCCCAGTAATCATGCTTCTGAATATGGATACTGCCCTCTGCTACGATAGCAATACAGCTGAGATGTTCTCCTTGACGGAAGATGTGTTCTCCTTTTTTATATATCACACACTTCGCTTGCAGACATCCGAGCATGGCAAAGATGTCATCTTCACCTACACCTGCGAACAGTTGTGTCTGTTTGAGCATTTTTAAATATTTTTTCATAAAAATCCTCTTTCTGTTGTAAATACAACCGATTTGTTTTATTTAATATAATATGAT
This DNA window, taken from Selenomonadales bacterium, encodes the following:
- a CDS encoding Crp/Fnr family transcriptional regulator, translated to MKKYLKMLKQTQLFAGVGEDDIFAMLGCLQAKCVIYKKGEHIFRQGEHLSCIAIVAEGSIHIQKHDYWGNRSIINIVGVGEMFGEAYAAPDSGALLHDIVAAKDSTVILFDVNKILTVCSSACRFHAMVVKNLFFAISEKNRKLVQKLGHMAKRSTREKLISYLSEEAKRHNSGTFTIPFNRQQLADFLAVDRSAMSNELGKMRDDGLLIFDKNQFTLLQGDLS